The Methanococcoides methylutens MM1 genome has a window encoding:
- a CDS encoding 30S ribosomal protein S11, producing MANGIWGVAHIKCSFNNTIITVTDLTGAETIAKSSGGMVVKAARDESSPYTAMQMASQLADTLKDKGIEGVHIKVRAPGGNKQRSPGPGAQAAIRAFARAGVRIGRIEDVTPVPHDGTRPKGGRRV from the coding sequence ATGGCAAACGGAATCTGGGGTGTTGCACACATCAAATGTTCATTTAACAACACGATCATCACCGTGACAGATCTCACTGGTGCAGAGACCATCGCAAAATCCTCTGGTGGAATGGTTGTAAAGGCAGCAAGGGATGAAAGCTCCCCATATACTGCTATGCAGATGGCAAGCCAGCTTGCAGATACCCTCAAAGACAAGGGTATCGAGGGTGTTCACATCAAGGTCAGGGCACCTGGAGGAAACAAGCAGAGGAGTCCGGGTCCAGGCGCACAGGCTGCGATCAGGGCATTCGCAAGGGCAGGCGTCAGGATCGGCAGGATCGAAGACGTTACACCAGTACCACACGATGGAACTCGTCCAAAAGGCGGAAGGCGTGTATAA
- a CDS encoding M1 family metallopeptidase yields the protein MERIYKYYPEDFGELTVRVIHMDLLFDVYDDHTYVTSDLKVRTLEEPIGSLDLNCRDLDIKKISCEDCDVSYDYRKAEHILTIEFGCQVPSDTEIVIHTETVCKPTRNILEGLYYDETPAGAPPQQITQCQQWGFQRIVPCIDDMTAKCTYRTTIIADERYTNLITNGDVVEEKHSVGNGRAKIVYDNSVTPMATYLFFLGVGTYRTFTREFEYPDGHTFNLELLVPPESDAYPAEKALDVIYDSVMWTYLFTGPEQYNDIDKRKEIYDLVRVRDALKSEGNTDDLKFMRDELMKLDSSLIMGYKYTGTVYREIGMQNSDFGGMENVGNTTITTNRIMPYPETTDPSFEYMVRVKVHEYYHNINGSEVTGWSPFEIWLNEAVTVHIEHQFHAFIFGENYSRLSNVLDLLAPGVGTFALDSGAASMSIVPEGFNDPNDLITAVTYVKAPEFVRMLETLMGKEVFARALDVYHTKFSHSNATGSDWLKTMEEVSGMDFSEMSETWLSQTKFPMVHVDTSYDPKDSSFTLDIHQDVPEGGKHWEFPFVAALVDEGGNDIVQINEWIDSVDASIRIEDVEAPAFVSVNRDYSFYGKVVREVSDEELLLQVRKDSDMINRFIAYYTLVDREKMRLIDNPKAQVSEMFIELFNDLINDDLLMEEVGGQFLAIFESVEDERLAHSYQLLYDVKKRILEGIARNNTVSLLNLYHKYLKMAIPQDDTLEEHARVIKARQVMNAVLRIIATLDTPFVHQLCKKQFFEASCASDRLVAFDCYINSSAEDKMELLWDFMEDSRKNLVAWEAFLSIVAGNSSSDAVSIVKEIESSDSFRIEQANDQRALYGGFGRNRKISLQTEEGRELLHSILLKLSSVNEYSTTNLLNVFANIDLMEEEYHIPLVSILADMLDTLDPEKVPSVYNRIRKLLQGSPNAVAAYEADAGKLKGM from the coding sequence ATGGAACGTATTTACAAGTATTATCCGGAGGATTTTGGAGAACTGACTGTTAGGGTCATCCACATGGACCTTTTGTTCGATGTTTATGATGATCACACTTATGTGACCTCTGACCTTAAGGTCAGGACTCTTGAAGAGCCTATAGGGTCTCTTGACCTGAACTGCCGTGATCTTGACATTAAGAAGATCAGTTGTGAGGATTGTGATGTGTCCTATGATTACAGGAAGGCTGAGCATATCCTAACCATCGAATTTGGTTGTCAGGTTCCTTCTGATACTGAAATTGTGATCCATACGGAAACCGTCTGCAAACCAACACGCAACATCCTTGAAGGTCTCTATTATGATGAAACGCCTGCAGGCGCACCTCCTCAGCAGATAACTCAGTGTCAGCAGTGGGGATTCCAGCGTATCGTTCCATGTATCGATGACATGACAGCCAAATGCACTTACAGGACCACCATCATTGCAGATGAGCGATATACCAATCTCATCACCAATGGCGATGTGGTGGAGGAAAAACACTCTGTTGGTAATGGCAGGGCAAAGATCGTCTATGACAATTCCGTCACACCAATGGCAACTTACCTTTTCTTCCTCGGGGTTGGCACCTATCGTACCTTCACAAGGGAGTTCGAATATCCTGATGGCCACACTTTCAATCTGGAGCTGCTTGTACCTCCGGAGTCAGATGCCTATCCTGCAGAAAAGGCACTTGATGTGATATATGATTCTGTGATGTGGACCTATCTTTTCACAGGTCCTGAGCAGTATAATGACATTGACAAAAGAAAGGAGATATATGATCTTGTCAGGGTACGTGATGCACTTAAATCAGAAGGAAACACTGATGACCTGAAGTTCATGCGTGATGAGCTGATGAAACTTGACAGCTCACTTATTATGGGTTACAAGTACACTGGAACCGTCTATCGAGAGATCGGGATGCAGAATTCCGATTTTGGTGGTATGGAGAATGTCGGTAACACTACAATAACGACCAACCGTATCATGCCCTATCCGGAGACCACAGACCCTTCATTCGAATACATGGTTCGGGTCAAGGTCCATGAATACTATCATAACATTAATGGTTCCGAGGTTACGGGGTGGAGTCCGTTCGAGATATGGCTCAATGAGGCTGTGACCGTTCACATAGAACATCAGTTCCATGCGTTCATCTTCGGGGAGAACTACAGTCGTTTGTCAAATGTCCTGGATCTTCTGGCACCAGGAGTTGGTACCTTTGCACTCGACAGTGGTGCAGCTTCCATGTCCATAGTTCCTGAAGGTTTCAATGATCCCAATGATCTGATCACAGCAGTGACCTATGTAAAGGCCCCCGAGTTCGTGAGGATGCTGGAAACGTTGATGGGCAAGGAAGTCTTTGCCCGTGCTCTTGATGTTTACCATACTAAGTTCAGCCACTCAAATGCCACAGGTTCCGATTGGCTGAAGACCATGGAGGAAGTTTCAGGAATGGACTTTTCCGAAATGTCCGAGACCTGGCTGTCACAGACTAAATTCCCAATGGTTCATGTTGATACTTCATACGACCCGAAGGACAGTTCTTTTACGCTGGATATCCATCAGGATGTTCCTGAAGGCGGAAAACACTGGGAATTCCCCTTTGTTGCAGCTCTTGTGGATGAGGGTGGAAATGATATTGTGCAGATCAATGAATGGATCGATTCGGTGGATGCCAGCATCCGGATAGAGGATGTTGAGGCGCCGGCCTTTGTATCTGTGAACCGCGACTATTCGTTCTATGGAAAGGTGGTTCGCGAGGTTTCCGATGAGGAGCTTCTGCTGCAGGTTAGAAAGGACAGCGATATGATCAACCGTTTCATTGCTTATTATACGCTTGTTGACAGGGAAAAGATGCGTCTGATAGATAATCCGAAGGCGCAGGTATCCGAGATGTTCATTGAGCTGTTCAATGACCTGATCAACGATGATCTGTTGATGGAAGAGGTTGGTGGCCAGTTCCTTGCTATCTTTGAGTCGGTAGAGGATGAACGGCTTGCACACAGTTACCAGCTTCTCTATGATGTGAAAAAACGTATCCTTGAAGGTATTGCGAGGAACAATACGGTTTCCCTGCTTAATTTATATCACAAATACCTGAAGATGGCAATACCTCAGGATGATACTCTTGAGGAGCATGCACGCGTCATCAAAGCACGTCAGGTAATGAACGCTGTATTGCGTATAATTGCTACCCTTGATACTCCGTTCGTGCATCAGTTGTGCAAGAAGCAGTTCTTTGAAGCATCATGTGCAAGCGACAGGCTAGTAGCTTTTGACTGTTACATCAACAGTTCTGCCGAGGATAAGATGGAATTGCTGTGGGATTTCATGGAGGATTCCAGGAAGAACCTTGTTGCCTGGGAGGCGTTCCTTTCAATAGTTGCAGGAAACAGCAGTTCTGATGCTGTCTCTATTGTAAAGGAAATTGAATCTTCTGACTCTTTCCGCATTGAGCAGGCCAACGATCAGCGTGCTCTGTATGGTGGTTTTGGCAGGAACAGGAAGATATCTTTGCAGACCGAAGAAGGGCGTGAACTTCTGCATTCGATCCTGCTCAAGCTCTCTTCTGTCAACGAGTACAGTACCACAAATCTTCTCAATGTCTTCGCAAATATCGACCTGATGGAGGAAGAATATCATATTCCTCTGGTTTCCATACTTGCTGATATGCTTGACACTCTCGATCCGGAGAAGGTTCCAAGTGTCTACAACAGGATCAGGAAATTACTGCAGGGCTCTCCGAACGCAGTGGCTGCCTATGAGGCAGATGCTGGCAAACTAAAAGGCATGTGA
- a CDS encoding DNA-directed RNA polymerase subunit D: MEIDILELSDRSAKFILSGTTAAFANGVRRAMLADVPTLAIDDVNIYNNTSVLYDEQLALRLGLIPLTSSLEDFVPQDKCTCEGAGCPACTVSLTLSAEAGEEEQVIVHSGDIVSSDPNVQPADKTIPIIDLRTGQKVVLEAIAHMGYGNEHAKWQAGVACGYKNMPVITIEGCDRCGICVNACPRNIIQLGEESAEVAKEDLLRCSLCRLCQDSCDIDAITVSADEKSFIFTMESDGSYTAQQLILNAVNTIKGKASEMQGILDTL; encoded by the coding sequence ATGGAAATAGATATACTTGAGTTATCCGATAGATCAGCAAAGTTCATTTTATCCGGCACAACCGCAGCTTTTGCAAATGGTGTCCGCAGGGCTATGCTCGCAGATGTACCTACGCTAGCGATCGATGACGTGAATATCTATAATAATACTTCTGTTCTGTATGACGAACAGCTGGCATTGAGGTTGGGTCTGATCCCCCTCACATCCAGTCTTGAGGACTTTGTGCCGCAGGATAAGTGTACCTGTGAAGGTGCTGGCTGTCCTGCATGTACTGTTTCTTTGACTCTCAGCGCTGAAGCAGGTGAAGAGGAGCAGGTCATCGTTCATTCCGGTGACATCGTCTCATCTGATCCCAATGTACAGCCAGCAGACAAGACTATCCCTATAATTGATCTCAGGACCGGCCAGAAGGTCGTTCTTGAAGCAATTGCACATATGGGCTATGGTAATGAGCATGCAAAGTGGCAGGCAGGCGTTGCCTGTGGCTACAAGAACATGCCTGTTATTACCATTGAAGGATGCGACAGGTGCGGCATATGCGTCAATGCATGTCCAAGGAACATAATTCAGCTCGGTGAGGAATCTGCTGAGGTCGCCAAAGAGGACCTTCTCAGGTGTTCATTGTGCAGATTATGCCAGGATTCATGCGATATAGATGCCATTACCGTTAGTGCAGATGAAAAATCTTTCATTTTCACGATGGAATCCGATGGTTCATACACTGCTCAACAGTTAATCTTAAATGCAGTGAATACGATTAAAGGAAAAGCCTCTGAGATGCAAGGCATCTTGGACACACTGTAA
- a CDS encoding DJ-1/PfpI/YhbO family deglycase/protease codes for MTDQKKILMVVAQENFRDEEFFEPKEVFEKSGAKVTVASNKTKKAKGMLGGNVNPDIKISDVNIDEYDAISITGGGGAKQYLWDNKELQDIVRKANEQGKVVAAICISPVVLANAGVLEGKKSTVFKNDETVSILKEKGAKHKDKGVISDGKIVTGRDPKSATEYGKAVLKALN; via the coding sequence ATGACAGACCAGAAGAAAATACTCATGGTAGTGGCACAGGAAAATTTCAGGGACGAGGAATTTTTTGAACCAAAGGAAGTGTTCGAGAAAAGTGGTGCAAAGGTCACCGTCGCCAGCAATAAAACTAAGAAAGCAAAAGGAATGCTCGGAGGAAACGTCAATCCTGACATCAAAATCTCTGATGTGAACATCGATGAGTATGATGCCATATCCATTACCGGTGGTGGAGGTGCCAAGCAGTATCTCTGGGACAACAAGGAACTGCAGGATATTGTAAGAAAAGCTAACGAACAAGGCAAGGTCGTAGCTGCGATATGCATATCACCAGTAGTGCTCGCAAATGCAGGTGTTCTTGAAGGAAAGAAAAGTACCGTGTTCAAGAACGATGAAACCGTCAGTATACTTAAGGAGAAGGGAGCCAAACACAAAGATAAAGGCGTAATCTCAGACGGAAAGATCGTTACTGGCAGAGACCCTAAAAGCGCAACAGAATATGGAAAAGCTGTTCTCAAAGCATTAAACTAA
- a CDS encoding DMT family transporter, whose protein sequence is MGSAPVKGYMEITAGCIIYGMVGVFLAFIHDMGTLPIIFYKLLIGIFFMLAYLYLRGDLGILRLGGKRRHLLLLGIFKLMTISFYFTCIIYSGLSIAILLLYTAPMYVTILSPIVLGEKVTRSGLVGLVLSMIGIILIVDPATLVRSGIDDIHFIGMAAGILSGISFSFIIMTARYVRDEYSGFSQFFWATVFCVVVLVPFAPTVSIPVLRENFLMLLLFGLVNTSISGVLYFNGLSRVRTQAASILAMLEPVSGIFFDYTILHSAIFAETIVGCVFIIGGALLAVSEHLSFGKYLKFET, encoded by the coding sequence ATGGGTTCAGCACCTGTAAAGGGCTACATGGAGATCACTGCCGGCTGTATCATCTACGGGATGGTGGGTGTATTCCTTGCATTTATACATGATATGGGCACGCTGCCTATTATATTCTATAAGCTTCTGATAGGCATATTCTTCATGCTGGCTTATCTGTATCTACGTGGGGATCTGGGAATTCTCCGATTGGGTGGTAAGAGACGTCACCTGCTGCTTCTTGGTATTTTCAAATTGATGACCATATCTTTCTATTTCACATGTATTATTTATTCAGGTCTTTCGATAGCGATACTTCTGCTATATACAGCACCTATGTATGTGACTATACTATCCCCGATCGTGTTGGGTGAGAAGGTGACACGATCAGGTCTTGTCGGACTGGTACTTTCCATGATCGGTATTATTCTCATTGTTGATCCTGCAACACTTGTTCGTTCAGGTATTGATGATATTCATTTTATTGGTATGGCAGCAGGTATTCTGTCAGGAATCTCTTTTAGTTTCATCATTATGACTGCACGTTATGTGAGGGATGAATACTCGGGCTTTTCACAATTCTTCTGGGCAACGGTATTTTGTGTTGTTGTGCTCGTGCCTTTTGCTCCAACGGTTTCCATTCCAGTTCTCAGGGAGAATTTCCTGATGCTACTTCTTTTTGGTCTGGTGAACACGAGCATAAGCGGGGTTCTATATTTCAATGGGCTTTCAAGGGTGAGGACACAGGCCGCCAGCATACTTGCGATGCTTGAGCCTGTAAGTGGTATCTTCTTCGATTATACCATCCTTCATAGTGCGATCTTTGCGGAGACAATTGTGGGTTGCGTGTTCATAATTGGAGGTGCTCTTCTTGCAGTATCGGAACATCTCTCTTTTGGAAAGTATCTTAAATTTGAGACCTGA
- a CDS encoding HAD family hydrolase: MEAIRSMERSIKAVLFDMDNTLFDFLEAKLTACKRMVEHLGGGDPEDMLGYFLRGTPGFEDLENIRDYLLDNELYSQEDYEVCCRIYETIKLEALVLYPGVKQTLEILKEQRISLALVTDAHSNNAMKRLERMQIKEYFDIIVTNDMTGAKKPDHKVFYFALDLLDICPQQALFVGDSPGRDIEPARIIGMVTAYAAYGDRRHYSDNVEADIVLSGITEVLDIVLENKKIEENVK, translated from the coding sequence ATGGAGGCAATCAGATCCATGGAAAGGAGCATAAAGGCAGTACTCTTTGACATGGACAACACCCTTTTTGATTTTCTGGAAGCAAAGCTTACTGCGTGTAAAAGGATGGTCGAACATCTGGGAGGAGGAGACCCTGAGGACATGCTAGGATATTTCCTGCGTGGAACACCCGGATTTGAAGACCTCGAGAACATCAGGGACTACCTTCTGGACAACGAACTTTACTCCCAAGAGGATTACGAGGTCTGCTGCAGGATCTATGAGACCATCAAACTGGAAGCTCTTGTGCTTTACCCGGGAGTGAAGCAGACACTTGAAATACTGAAAGAACAACGCATTTCCCTGGCACTTGTCACCGATGCTCACTCCAACAATGCCATGAAAAGACTTGAGAGGATGCAAATAAAGGAATATTTTGATATTATAGTTACAAATGACATGACAGGTGCCAAAAAGCCTGACCACAAAGTATTCTATTTTGCACTTGATCTTCTGGACATTTGCCCGCAACAGGCACTTTTTGTAGGAGACAGCCCCGGAAGGGATATAGAACCAGCAAGAATAATAGGAATGGTAACCGCTTACGCAGCTTATGGGGACAGGAGGCACTACTCCGATAACGTTGAAGCAGATATCGTATTATCAGGAATTACAGAAGTCCTTGACATTGTACTCGAAAATAAAAAGATCGAGGAGAATGTGAAATAA
- a CDS encoding RNA-guided pseudouridylation complex pseudouridine synthase subunit Cbf5, protein MVSSGNSKDVDMMVVKAHATTNAAYGCRPEERPILEYINMGVVNIDKPAGPTSHEVTAWIRDMLGVSKAGHSGSLDPGVTGVLPVMLGKATKAVSALRLSGKEYICLMHLHGDVPEIKIRRVCKDFKGPIYQTPPVISAVKRQLRIRNIYYLDVLEVDGREVLMRVGCEAGTYLRKLCHDIGLILGCGANMKQLRRTGTGPFREDTLVTLYDLKDACVFWKEENDEAELRKLILPMEVGLSHLPRIVIRDTAVDAVCRGAQLAASGVLSFSKGLKKDDKVALFTLKGEAVALCRASMDSDELLDHDHGIACITERVIMDAAIYPSCWKAK, encoded by the coding sequence ATGGTTTCATCAGGTAATTCCAAAGATGTGGACATGATGGTAGTAAAGGCACATGCCACTACTAATGCCGCATACGGCTGCAGGCCGGAAGAACGTCCTATTCTTGAGTATATTAACATGGGTGTCGTTAACATTGACAAGCCCGCAGGTCCTACCAGTCATGAGGTGACAGCATGGATAAGGGATATGCTTGGTGTGAGCAAAGCCGGCCATTCCGGTTCACTTGATCCGGGTGTAACAGGTGTACTTCCGGTGATGCTTGGTAAGGCTACTAAAGCAGTCTCAGCCCTGCGCCTTTCAGGCAAGGAGTACATCTGCCTCATGCATCTTCATGGTGATGTTCCTGAGATAAAGATCAGGCGTGTATGCAAAGACTTCAAAGGTCCTATTTATCAGACCCCTCCGGTTATCTCTGCAGTTAAAAGGCAGTTAAGGATCAGGAACATTTATTATCTTGATGTTCTGGAGGTCGACGGCAGGGAGGTGCTCATGAGGGTCGGCTGTGAGGCTGGAACATATCTGCGTAAACTTTGCCATGACATCGGTCTTATCCTGGGCTGTGGTGCCAATATGAAGCAGTTGCGCAGGACAGGTACAGGTCCGTTCAGGGAGGATACTCTGGTAACACTCTACGACCTTAAGGATGCCTGTGTGTTCTGGAAGGAAGAAAACGATGAGGCCGAGCTCAGGAAACTGATACTTCCTATGGAGGTAGGTTTATCCCATCTGCCCCGCATTGTCATCCGCGATACCGCAGTTGATGCGGTATGCAGGGGTGCACAGCTTGCAGCTTCAGGAGTTTTATCTTTTAGCAAGGGCCTCAAAAAAGACGACAAGGTTGCTCTTTTCACACTAAAAGGGGAAGCTGTGGCACTATGTAGGGCATCTATGGATTCTGATGAACTCTTGGACCATGATCACGGTATCGCCTGTATTACCGAAAGAGTAATAATGGATGCCGCTATTTATCCAAGCTGCTGGAAGGCAAAATAA
- a CDS encoding DUF5684 domain-containing protein: MDIVSLFPGFGISHLFASILFYIYFAYSLQVIAGKTQTEGWWMAWIPILNLVLMVRICRFSLFAVVPFFIPFVNIIYLAYIWGQIAFAVNKSKWLGLVIFIPILNLGLPGYLAFFEY, from the coding sequence ATGGACATCGTTTCACTATTCCCAGGATTTGGAATATCACATTTATTCGCATCGATACTTTTCTATATATACTTTGCCTATTCATTGCAGGTTATCGCTGGAAAAACACAGACAGAAGGTTGGTGGATGGCATGGATACCCATACTGAACCTTGTCCTGATGGTAAGGATATGCAGATTTTCACTCTTCGCAGTTGTACCGTTCTTCATACCTTTTGTGAACATCATATATCTCGCATACATATGGGGACAGATCGCATTTGCCGTTAATAAGTCTAAATGGCTGGGACTGGTAATATTTATACCAATCCTTAATCTGGGATTACCAGGATATCTCGCCTTTTTTGAGTATTGA
- a CDS encoding ammonia-forming cytochrome c nitrite reductase subunit c552 codes for MCIAADFEDCADCHQGSYDQWSSSAHGIADCGICHTSADGDFEDHIDEPSASVPAADLSSEVCADCHGAIFAEWNEFEGADFDMEAMASHSEPTEVAEPFALHSGTSCVVCKSTDGGILNLEEADVYMLNEEAAHDIEVTEWTISCVACHDPHAGGLWLEDSTQLCGNCHNTEGVVADGTVDVVRHAQWEMVSTSIYVDGGHPEIGCVDCHMAMVPSDDGMTTGHNFDFDAVALSDPDSSNGCYMCHQDELVSLIEEKQEPVSQRISDLNTLKDEADVALESVNGTDVYESQLANFNNGLFYLTEVENDGSLGIHNMVRAESDLDMAEEYFNLVIEGDSDAAEPSDQIPAIGVPVVVMILAAVAILIKRD; via the coding sequence GTGTGCATAGCGGCAGATTTTGAGGATTGTGCAGACTGTCATCAGGGATCCTATGATCAGTGGAGCTCTTCGGCTCATGGAATTGCAGATTGTGGAATATGCCATACTTCTGCAGATGGTGATTTTGAAGACCATATCGATGAACCTTCTGCTTCAGTCCCGGCTGCAGATCTGTCTTCTGAGGTGTGTGCCGATTGTCACGGTGCCATCTTTGCTGAGTGGAACGAGTTTGAAGGTGCTGATTTTGATATGGAAGCAATGGCAAGCCACTCCGAGCCAACTGAGGTCGCAGAGCCTTTTGCTCTCCATTCAGGCACATCCTGCGTTGTTTGCAAGAGCACTGATGGTGGTATACTGAACCTTGAAGAAGCAGATGTATATATGCTGAACGAGGAAGCTGCTCATGATATTGAAGTTACCGAATGGACAATATCATGTGTTGCATGCCATGACCCTCATGCAGGTGGTCTCTGGCTGGAGGACAGTACGCAACTATGTGGAAACTGCCATAACACAGAAGGTGTTGTAGCAGATGGAACTGTTGATGTTGTAAGGCATGCGCAGTGGGAAATGGTCAGTACCTCGATATATGTCGATGGTGGCCATCCGGAAATAGGTTGTGTTGATTGTCACATGGCAATGGTACCTTCGGATGATGGGATGACAACTGGTCATAATTTCGACTTTGATGCAGTAGCTCTTTCAGATCCGGATTCTTCCAATGGCTGTTATATGTGTCATCAGGACGAATTAGTGTCATTGATCGAAGAAAAGCAGGAACCTGTATCCCAAAGGATCTCTGACCTTAACACGTTGAAGGATGAGGCAGATGTTGCTCTTGAAAGCGTCAATGGAACAGATGTCTACGAATCACAGCTTGCCAACTTTAACAACGGACTTTTCTATCTTACAGAAGTTGAAAATGATGGAAGTCTTGGCATTCATAATATGGTGCGTGCTGAATCCGATCTTGACATGGCAGAAGAGTATTTCAATTTAGTGATCGAAGGCGATTCAGACGCTGCTGAACCTTCGGACCAGATCCCTGCGATCGGTGTCCCGGTTGTAGTAATGATCCTTGCAGCAGTTGCAATTTTGATAAAGAGGGACTGA
- a CDS encoding 30S ribosomal protein S13: MADEEIRHLVRIMNTDLQGSQRVKYALTGIRGIGLRTSRVIVDSTGVDPDAVIGYLPDEDIAKLDSAIAQFEQNLPVWMINRQRDPISGENKHLLGQDIIMTLKEDLNDLKKSRAYRGLRHERGLKVRGQRTKSTGRRGSTIGVRKKK; encoded by the coding sequence ATGGCAGACGAAGAAATTAGACATCTGGTTCGTATAATGAATACTGACCTGCAGGGAAGCCAGCGGGTAAAGTACGCATTGACCGGTATCCGTGGTATCGGATTAAGAACCTCTCGTGTTATAGTAGACAGTACCGGTGTTGATCCGGACGCAGTGATCGGTTACCTCCCTGATGAGGACATCGCAAAACTTGATTCTGCAATTGCACAGTTCGAGCAGAACCTTCCTGTATGGATGATCAACAGGCAGCGCGACCCAATCTCTGGTGAAAACAAGCACCTTCTTGGTCAGGATATCATCATGACCCTTAAAGAGGATCTTAACGACCTCAAGAAATCACGTGCATACCGTGGTCTCAGACATGAGAGAGGTCTCAAGGTCAGAGGACAGAGAACCAAGTCCACAGGAAGACGTGGTAGCACCATTGGTGTAAGGAAGAAGAAATGA
- a CDS encoding 30S ribosomal protein S4 has protein sequence MVYPGKSTKSYDTPKHPWQAARMATEVELVKKYGLRNKKELWKSHSVLRRFRADARRLLAESAESELTGHAKTEADQILAKLIRFSILKSDSNIDDILGLQTETILERRLQTQVHRLGFARTARQARQFITHGHIAIDGKRVTVPGMMVTKEQEMAIDYYGKSPISKEAHPERPAQIASSLVEE, from the coding sequence ATGGTATATCCTGGTAAAAGTACAAAATCTTATGATACACCAAAGCACCCCTGGCAGGCTGCCAGGATGGCTACTGAGGTTGAGCTCGTTAAAAAGTATGGTCTCCGTAACAAGAAGGAACTCTGGAAATCTCACAGTGTACTGAGAAGGTTCAGGGCAGACGCAAGGCGTCTTCTTGCTGAATCCGCAGAGTCCGAACTTACAGGCCATGCAAAGACGGAAGCAGACCAGATCCTTGCAAAACTGATCAGGTTCTCAATTCTGAAATCAGACTCTAACATTGATGATATTCTTGGTCTCCAGACCGAGACAATTCTGGAGCGCAGACTTCAGACACAGGTCCACAGGCTTGGATTTGCCCGCACTGCACGTCAGGCAAGGCAGTTCATTACCCACGGTCACATCGCAATCGATGGTAAGAGGGTAACAGTTCCTGGTATGATGGTCACAAAGGAGCAGGAAATGGCGATCGACTACTACGGTAAGTCTCCAATTTCCAAGGAAGCTCACCCTGAAAGACCTGCACAGATCGCATCATCACTCGTAGAGGAATAA